TCATGTGATTACCACGACGACCTGTAGAGGAACATTCAGAGGAGATCCGTCTCGTTACCCTCTTGTTCACTCAGACGCCGCTCTGTTCCACCGCTGGGGAGACGGGAGGTTTAGAAAggtatttattatatatattatcacATTAAGCTGAATTATGTCTGGCAGTTTTCTATTCTTGGGTCCATCTTCACGTGTGGTTCTCGATTCATCTTTTCTCTTCCCGTCACTTTAatcaacagcagcttttcttctGTCGCTCAGTCAGATCATTTTAACGACGTTCGTTCCTCATTATTTCTTCTAAACTCAATAGCCAGAACTCTGTGGTCACGTGTTCTCATGTGACCATCAACATCTTCGTGTTCGTTTCAAAGGGAAAATAGATCAACATTAATTTAGTGCACGTACTGAatgataaatgtgtttattaaccTGGAATCTCACTTAATAACTGTTCATCTGCAGGCGCGAGGAATCGAAAGTGAAGACCTAAGCGATGTTTTATGGCGACACCAGAGCAACGTGAGTGAAGCTAATTGACTTAAAGCCACTTTATAGTCATTGATATCGCGACGCAGTAGTTTACATGCAGCCTCTTGATGTGATGACCTCACATTCAGCTTTAACACATTTACAAACTGTCCCATCATGCTTGCTTGTAGCGGTTTGTTAGCATTGTTAGCTGCTAGCTGCCGGCTCTGCcatcgccatgttgagagcccaAAGAGTCAATTAGTCATTTTAAGCCCCTTTGATTAGATTTAAGGAAGGTGACGCACTTTCGTAAGTTATAGAGAACTAAACGGAACTAAAGATTCTATTAATCAAAacctgagagcaggtgtgtctCAGTACAACATCGCACTGAAgctttttgtaaatgagataatAATTGTAAATAATTACACTTAGAAAGAGATACAAAGCAAGAGAGAAAAACGATATTTAACTTATTATAATGGACACAAAAAATGTCTACTCCCTGATATTAAATATTACGTTATTATATTGAGATTTATGTAATTATCTTGAGATTCTTTGTCATTATTATGACATAAATGTTATTACATAATTACATAATAGTTATTTTCATGAGGAATTTAGCCCCTATCTCGAGATACTAATTTATATTCTGAGATAATCTAATTAAAGTGACCTACAGGACATTTTTGTCAGCAGACAGAAGTCAATCGACTTAAAACAACACCATCAGACAAATGAACTTAACTGTGTTCAGGCTTAAAAGCGAAAGCAATgatttgcttttaaaaacaaacaaaaaagagggAAATTTAAATTCAACAAAAATTAACATCCATCCGTCTTCAAACCgtttatcctgcacacggggtccCGGGGGGCCGGAGTCAATCCCAGCAGACGCCACCAACCACAGGCTACGCAGAGACAAACAAGCATTCACACACATCACCAGTCACCCTGATCCCCGGACACAAATCCACTATTGCATTAAAATCAGACTTGAGTTGTGGCCCTTTATGCACCAACAGTTGCATGAAGATAAAACTTAGAGCCGCGTAACGTATTGATCTAATATCTAAACTGTTATTGATCGGGGACTTGTGTTTCCctgcaggagcaaatccagaatGTTTTCAAAAGAGTAAGTTTTTCAAAACCTTGCTTCTGCTTATTCTGAAATACCGGATTCTCTCTATTAATTCAATGTTAATTCCCTCTGACCTGACGAGTCTCCTGCTTTTCAGTTCCTGTTTCACTACTCTAAAGCTCGCAACTCTGTGGGAGCGCTGCAGCACGAGGTGAGAGGTCAGAGTATATAGATGAATGTCTGTTACCACCTTAATACCAAACAACTCtttcatatatatacacacatgtgttgTTAATGACTTACAtgttgtatatgtgtatgtgtttgttcctCCTCCAGTCTACATCTGTTCATCCCCTGATGAGACTTTCCCCCAAACTGTCCcaggggagaaagaggaagttTTTGCTTTTGGTAAGAGATAAGGACACATGACAAGGTGTCATGCTCCTCCTGAGGAagcttcctctcttcttcctgctgctcctcagcaGTGCTTCCTCCTCCGCAGGCCTTTTCCTTTGGAAtgtgtacatgtatatacaATAATTCTGATGAATATTACTCTTAAAGGGTGAACAGATCACATTGTTGACCAGGAAACTCCTGGTTATTATAAACTATTGTGATAGAAAGCACAATTTCTTACATTTCAGTTTCTACTTGGCTCTGAGTACTACTGTATGTACACTTTGTTAATGTTGTAATGTACTTTTTGCGGTTATAGCTGTATTTGTTGAACCCTccagtgttttttattcttctcttgGGGTCTTTGATCAAACTCTGGCACAATCATCTCCTCCCCCATTCACGTTTATCCGTCCtattaaagaaacaaacataaacTTGTATGAATAATAGAGGAGCCTCCGTGTTCCCTCGGGCAGGAGGTTGATCATcggcttctctcctcttctggaTAGATCTTAATAAACGTCTGCTCTTCTTCCCGGGTAATGAAACAGAGGATCCGAGGTCTGCCGGAGGGGACGCTGTAGAAGAGAAACACCTTCAATAAGCagaggagggtgggaggagTCAAGCAACggaagccccgcctccacatGCCAATCAACGGGACCgaaagacacaaaataaaacactcatCATTAACACTTAAGGACGTTTAGGTCACCAGAAGAAATGAAAGGAGAAATGTTTGTGGCAAAGAGGAGAACTCACATTTATTCCCagatttaaatgtacattttgtgaCATAAATATCATGAAACGTAATAAAAAAAGTTACAGTTTTGTCTGATGCTTTTGTAAAAAGATTGGGGGCAAAGCCGTCGGGACGGATATGAAATGTTTacagggaggaagagacgaGCTTCAGTCGTCGTCGTCAGAGTCGC
The window above is part of the Gasterosteus aculeatus chromosome 16, fGasAcu3.hap1.1, whole genome shotgun sequence genome. Proteins encoded here:
- the nms gene encoding neuromedin-S isoform X2 — translated: MSRTVTRLVVLSSFWLLGCWSTTDAALFHRWGDGRFRKARGIESEDLSDVLWRHQSNEQIQNVFKRFLFHYSKARNSVGALQHESTSVHPLMRLSPKLSQGRKRKFLLLVRDKDT
- the nms gene encoding uncharacterized protein nms isoform X1 — encoded protein: MSRTVTRLVVLSSFWLLGCWSTTDALKPSGHVITTTTCRGTFRGDPSRYPLVHSDAALFHRWGDGRFRKARGIESEDLSDVLWRHQSNEQIQNVFKRFLFHYSKARNSVGALQHESTSVHPLMRLSPKLSQGRKRKFLLLVRDKDT